In Cupriavidus basilensis, one genomic interval encodes:
- a CDS encoding RraA family protein gives MTSPTSRSLLDRLAALDTNTVSDALDFYSLPGATFGIRPLWDCPKIVGRASTIQLGRKTDAQPTVHLITPVVDAIQTDDRVLVIAGGIDGVSCWGDILANAATARQVRGSVIDGLSRDIEGSESIGYPVFGRGVTMISARNRVVQVGAGEPVDFAGVLVHQDDYVIADRCGTVFVAAARIEDIVALGERIARRQDSMVKAVRAGRSVAEVMHDKEFDAIHSGDAQ, from the coding sequence ATGACCTCCCCCACCTCACGCTCCTTGCTCGACCGCCTCGCCGCACTCGATACCAACACGGTGTCGGATGCCCTCGATTTCTACAGCCTCCCCGGGGCAACCTTCGGCATTCGCCCGCTCTGGGACTGCCCGAAGATCGTTGGCCGGGCCAGCACCATCCAGCTGGGCCGCAAGACGGACGCCCAACCGACGGTGCACCTGATCACCCCGGTCGTCGACGCAATCCAGACCGACGACCGTGTGCTTGTGATTGCAGGCGGCATCGATGGCGTCTCCTGCTGGGGCGACATCCTGGCCAATGCCGCCACCGCCAGGCAGGTGCGCGGCTCGGTGATCGACGGCCTGAGCCGCGACATCGAAGGCAGCGAGTCGATCGGCTACCCCGTGTTCGGACGCGGCGTGACCATGATCAGCGCGCGCAACCGGGTTGTGCAGGTTGGCGCCGGCGAGCCTGTCGACTTTGCTGGCGTGCTTGTTCATCAGGATGACTACGTGATCGCCGATCGCTGCGGCACGGTGTTCGTGGCGGCCGCACGCATCGAAGACATCGTGGCGCTTGGCGAACGCATTGCACGCCGCCAGGACTCGATGGTCAAGGCCGTGCGCGCCGGACGCTCGGTCGCTGAAGTCATGCATGACAAGGAATTCGACGCCATCCACAGTGGAGATGCCCAATGA